In Halobaculum rubrum, the following are encoded in one genomic region:
- the priS gene encoding DNA primase small subunit PriS, whose amino-acid sequence MNRRTREYLKGRFGDYYRSASVSPPPEANEREWGHIPFTAGDGTTMVRHQSLLDIGEVSEFLARETPRHAYFSAARYDEPANKRMNEKGWRSADLVFDLDADHLPGVDPEETSYGEMLAACKEELLALLAILEDDFGFADADMQVVFSGGRGYHVHVRDESVAELDSTARREVVDYVRAVDLNYDGLIEKRPNERGTTLQKQLRREGGWGRRVHEELVAYAERLRAMDESDALAELQELDGVGEKTARTIYGVLERNPEGVKSGNVELGPGASTLVRAIAERVTAEQTAPIDEPVTTDLRRLIRLPGSIHGGSGLLVCPLDREAIDDFDPLTDAVPGRFRGRDILVDVHDPGPVDVGDDRDKVPEGIVSVPEYVGVFLMARGRAEKARE is encoded by the coding sequence ATGAACCGCCGCACCCGCGAGTACCTGAAGGGCCGCTTCGGCGACTACTACCGGAGCGCGTCCGTCTCCCCGCCGCCCGAGGCCAACGAGCGCGAGTGGGGACACATCCCTTTCACCGCGGGCGACGGCACCACGATGGTCCGCCACCAGTCGCTGCTCGACATCGGCGAGGTGAGCGAGTTCCTCGCACGCGAGACGCCGCGACACGCCTACTTCTCGGCGGCCCGCTACGACGAGCCGGCGAACAAGCGGATGAACGAGAAGGGGTGGCGCTCGGCGGACCTCGTGTTCGACCTCGACGCCGACCACCTCCCCGGCGTCGACCCCGAGGAGACGAGCTACGGCGAGATGCTCGCCGCCTGCAAGGAGGAGCTGCTCGCGCTGCTCGCCATCCTCGAGGACGACTTCGGCTTCGCGGACGCGGACATGCAGGTCGTCTTCTCGGGCGGGCGCGGCTACCACGTCCACGTTCGCGACGAGTCGGTCGCCGAGCTCGACTCCACGGCCCGCCGGGAGGTCGTCGACTACGTCCGCGCGGTCGATCTCAACTACGACGGCCTCATCGAGAAACGGCCGAACGAGCGCGGGACGACCCTCCAAAAGCAGCTCCGCCGCGAGGGCGGGTGGGGGCGGCGCGTCCACGAGGAGCTCGTCGCCTACGCGGAACGGTTGCGGGCGATGGACGAGAGCGACGCGCTCGCGGAGCTACAGGAACTCGACGGCGTCGGCGAGAAGACGGCCCGAACCATCTACGGCGTCCTCGAACGCAACCCCGAGGGGGTGAAGTCGGGCAACGTCGAGTTGGGGCCCGGCGCGTCGACGCTGGTGCGGGCGATCGCCGAGCGCGTCACCGCCGAGCAGACCGCGCCCATCGACGAGCCGGTGACGACCGACCTCCGGCGGTTGATCCGACTTCCCGGCTCCATTCACGGCGGGAGCGGTCTGCTCGTGTGTCCGCTGGACCGAGAGGCCATCGACGACTTCGACCCGCTGACGGACGCCGTCCCCGGACGCTTTCGCGGCCGCGACATCCTCGTCGACGTGCACGATCCGGGGCCGGTCGACGTCGGCGACGACAGAGATAAGGTGCCGGAGGGAATCGTATCGGTCCCCGAGTACGTCGGCGTGTTCCTCATGGCGCGTGGACGAGCGGAGAAGGCGCGAGAGTAG
- a CDS encoding translation initiation factor eIF-2B: MIDETVAEIREMQTHSSSVVAVKAARALGDLLDREYATLDEFERDLDHNTGALRRANPSHASLHRAMRAIADAVIDDAETVEEGKHLLEATIEREVERIEAGKREAAANAARTFEDGETFLTHDYSSTVLEAVEAAAVGGTHMTAYVTEARPRYLGRKTARTLAGMDRVDSHLAVDAAAGYLLREADPDRVVVGMDCIVGDTLYNRTGTFPIAAAAAEVGVPVVVVGSGTKIIDDGFRFENESRPPSEVMLEPVDGITLENPAYDATPISLVDQVITDEGVREF, from the coding sequence ATGATAGACGAGACGGTCGCCGAGATCCGTGAGATGCAGACGCACTCCTCGTCGGTCGTCGCGGTGAAGGCCGCGCGCGCGCTGGGCGACCTGCTCGACCGCGAGTACGCCACGCTCGACGAGTTCGAGCGCGACCTCGACCACAACACCGGCGCGCTCCGGCGGGCGAACCCGTCCCACGCCAGCCTTCACCGGGCGATGCGCGCGATCGCAGACGCGGTGATCGACGACGCCGAGACGGTCGAGGAAGGAAAACACCTGTTGGAAGCGACGATCGAACGGGAGGTCGAACGGATCGAGGCCGGCAAGCGTGAGGCCGCGGCCAACGCCGCGCGGACGTTCGAGGACGGGGAGACGTTCCTCACCCACGACTACTCGTCGACGGTGCTCGAGGCGGTGGAAGCGGCGGCCGTCGGCGGCACACACATGACCGCGTACGTCACCGAGGCACGCCCGCGCTATCTCGGACGCAAGACCGCGCGGACGCTCGCGGGGATGGACCGCGTCGACTCCCACCTCGCGGTCGACGCCGCCGCCGGCTACCTCCTTCGGGAGGCGGACCCGGACCGCGTCGTCGTCGGGATGGACTGCATCGTCGGCGACACGCTCTACAACCGGACCGGGACGTTCCCGATCGCTGCCGCCGCCGCCGAGGTCGGCGTCCCCGTCGTCGTCGTCGGCTCGGGCACGAAGATCATCGACGACGGGTTCCGCTTCGAGAACGAGTCGCGTCCTCCCAGCGAGGTGATGCTCGAACCCGTCGACGGCATCACGCTGGAGAACCCCGCCTACGACGCGACGCCGATCTCGCTCGTCGACCAAGTGATCACCGACGAGGGCGTCCGCGAGTTCTGA
- a CDS encoding Gfo/Idh/MocA family protein yields MTDEPIDIGVLGYRFMGKAHANALDRLPMFFEDAPETNRHTVIGRDEAALADAAETLGFDHTATDWRDVVEEVDAFYNLGPNHLHVEPSVAALEAGTPVLCEKPLAPTLAGAERLRDAAAAADVPAGCAFNYRFVPAIRYAKRLIDDGELGEIRQVRGRYLQDWLSDPEAPWSWRNDEELAGSGALGDLGAHTIDLARFLVGDRVGEAASVSGHLQTFTEERPVEGGDGETRPVTVDDAYSAQVEYDSGATATFEASRVTEGHKNDHTITVHGSQGSLRFSLERLNELEVMTGDARGYETVLVTDEDDPYIEHWWPPGHVIGWEHTFVHENYEFLRSVAGTDEFLPSFDDGYEIQRVLDAVERSDAEGVRVDLD; encoded by the coding sequence ATGACCGACGAACCCATCGACATCGGCGTACTGGGGTACCGCTTCATGGGCAAGGCGCACGCGAACGCGCTCGACCGCCTGCCCATGTTCTTCGAGGACGCGCCCGAGACGAACCGACATACCGTCATCGGACGCGACGAGGCGGCGCTGGCCGACGCCGCGGAGACGCTCGGATTCGACCACACCGCCACCGACTGGCGCGACGTGGTCGAGGAGGTGGACGCCTTCTACAACCTCGGGCCGAACCACCTCCACGTCGAGCCGTCGGTGGCGGCGCTGGAGGCCGGCACGCCCGTCCTCTGTGAGAAGCCGCTGGCACCGACACTCGCGGGGGCCGAGAGGCTGCGCGACGCCGCCGCCGCGGCCGACGTGCCCGCCGGCTGCGCGTTCAACTACCGGTTCGTTCCGGCGATCCGATACGCGAAGCGGCTCATCGACGACGGCGAGCTCGGCGAGATCCGACAGGTTCGCGGGCGGTACCTGCAGGACTGGCTCTCGGACCCGGAGGCGCCGTGGAGTTGGCGCAACGACGAGGAGCTGGCCGGGTCGGGCGCGCTCGGCGACCTGGGCGCACACACGATCGATCTCGCGCGCTTCCTCGTCGGCGACCGCGTCGGCGAGGCCGCGAGCGTCTCCGGACACCTGCAGACGTTCACCGAGGAGCGCCCGGTTGAGGGCGGGGACGGCGAGACCCGCCCCGTCACCGTCGACGACGCCTACTCCGCGCAGGTGGAGTACGACTCCGGCGCGACGGCCACCTTCGAGGCCTCGCGCGTGACGGAGGGTCACAAGAACGACCACACGATCACCGTCCACGGGAGCCAGGGAAGCCTACGGTTCTCGCTGGAGCGGCTGAACGAGTTGGAGGTCATGACCGGCGACGCCCGCGGGTACGAGACCGTGCTGGTCACCGACGAGGACGACCCGTACATCGAGCACTGGTGGCCGCCGGGCCACGTTATCGGCTGGGAGCACACCTTCGTCCACGAGAACTACGAGTTCCTGCGGAGCGTCGCCGGAACCGACGAGTTCCTACCGAGCTTCGACGACGGCTACGAGATCCAGCGCGTGCTCGACGCCGTCGAGCGCTCGGACGCCGAGGGCGTCCGGGTCGACCTCGACTGA
- a CDS encoding sugar phosphate isomerase/epimerase family protein — protein sequence MDIGVLTVPLGGESRSDAFEYLSAIGVETVELGVGGYPGQDHTDREGLLADEDARETLRADLDEHDLRVSAFATHNNPLHPDDETADAADHELRGAVELADEFGVDTVTCFSGLPAGGPNDEVPNWITAPWPTEHAEAEAYQWEIAEDYWSDLAAHADHHSVDLAIEMHPNMLVYEPHGMLRLREATNGRVGANFDPSHLYWQGIDVTEAIRVLGEHDAIHHVHAKDTKVYESQAREKGVLDTTDYADSENRSWLFRSVGYGHGEAHWKDVVSTLRMVGYDGALSIEHEDALTSSREGLEKAVDLLKRARFETTPGDAYWAE from the coding sequence ATGGACATCGGCGTACTGACCGTCCCACTCGGCGGTGAATCGCGATCTGACGCGTTCGAGTATCTCTCCGCTATCGGCGTCGAGACGGTCGAACTCGGCGTCGGCGGCTATCCCGGACAGGACCACACCGACCGCGAGGGGCTGCTGGCGGACGAGGACGCGCGCGAGACGCTCCGGGCGGATCTTGACGAACACGACCTGCGCGTGAGCGCGTTCGCGACACACAACAACCCGCTGCACCCCGACGACGAAACCGCCGACGCGGCAGATCACGAGCTGCGAGGGGCGGTCGAGCTCGCCGACGAGTTCGGCGTCGACACCGTCACCTGCTTCTCGGGGCTGCCCGCCGGGGGTCCGAACGACGAGGTTCCCAACTGGATCACGGCGCCGTGGCCCACCGAGCACGCCGAGGCCGAGGCGTACCAGTGGGAGATCGCCGAGGACTACTGGTCGGATCTGGCCGCGCACGCCGACCACCACAGCGTCGATCTGGCGATCGAGATGCACCCGAACATGCTCGTGTACGAGCCGCACGGCATGCTTCGGCTCCGCGAGGCGACGAACGGGCGCGTCGGCGCCAACTTCGACCCCTCGCACCTCTACTGGCAGGGGATCGACGTGACCGAGGCGATCCGCGTGCTCGGCGAGCACGACGCGATCCACCACGTCCACGCCAAGGACACGAAGGTGTACGAGTCGCAGGCCCGCGAGAAGGGCGTGCTCGACACGACCGACTACGCCGACAGCGAGAACCGCTCGTGGCTGTTCCGCTCGGTCGGCTACGGCCACGGCGAGGCGCACTGGAAGGACGTGGTCAGCACGCTCCGGATGGTCGGCTACGACGGCGCGCTCTCCATCGAACACGAGGACGCGCTCACCTCCTCCCGGGAGGGGCTGGAGAAGGCCGTCGACCTGCTGAAGCGCGCGCGATTCGAGACCACCCCCGGCGACGCATACTGGGCGGAGTGA
- a CDS encoding CNNM domain-containing protein, whose product MSTPEVLVRLVAGIGLILANGFFVAIEFALTRARQFTEAEFVGDTPALERAWEMTQNLEIYLTTCQVGITASSIAVGIVAEPALAALFEPVFANTALASVGAGAILGFVIINLLHLTHGEQTPTYLGVERSRMVSRYGATPLYYFHALISPVITFGDWVAKSTLKLFGVEMTGAWLETEEDVIESRADLRRELSSTLEAGDLSDERREEVVNALRVGERTVSDIMVPPAEIVSLSTGDPWAENLARMREYPHTRFPLLGDDGEEFLGIVYVPAFIREADRLTDSDHDLREVAAPPMTLSPDATVSDAIDRFQVEGQELALVVSDGEIRGLVTATDAFEEIMGELEDPMDRRAASEDGAA is encoded by the coding sequence ATGAGCACGCCGGAGGTTCTGGTCAGACTCGTCGCGGGGATCGGCCTGATCCTCGCGAACGGCTTCTTCGTCGCGATCGAGTTCGCGCTGACGCGGGCGCGGCAGTTCACCGAGGCGGAGTTCGTCGGCGACACGCCCGCGCTCGAACGCGCCTGGGAGATGACCCAGAACCTCGAGATCTACCTGACGACCTGCCAGGTCGGGATCACCGCCTCGAGCATCGCCGTCGGGATCGTCGCCGAGCCGGCGCTCGCGGCGCTGTTCGAGCCGGTGTTCGCGAACACCGCGCTGGCGTCGGTGGGGGCCGGTGCGATACTCGGGTTCGTCATCATCAACCTCCTGCACCTCACGCACGGCGAGCAGACGCCGACGTACCTCGGCGTGGAGCGATCGCGGATGGTGTCGCGGTACGGGGCGACCCCGCTGTATTACTTCCACGCACTGATCTCGCCGGTCATCACCTTCGGCGACTGGGTCGCGAAGTCGACCCTGAAGCTGTTCGGCGTGGAGATGACCGGCGCGTGGCTGGAGACCGAGGAGGACGTCATCGAGTCCCGGGCCGATCTCCGCCGGGAGCTGTCCTCGACGCTGGAGGCCGGAGATCTTTCGGATGAGCGCCGCGAGGAGGTCGTCAACGCGCTCCGGGTCGGGGAACGAACCGTCTCGGATATCATGGTCCCGCCCGCGGAGATAGTGTCGCTGTCGACCGGCGATCCGTGGGCGGAGAACCTCGCGCGGATGCGCGAGTACCCGCACACCCGGTTCCCGCTGCTGGGGGACGACGGCGAGGAGTTCCTCGGCATCGTGTACGTGCCGGCGTTCATCCGTGAGGCCGACCGGCTCACGGACTCCGACCACGACCTCCGGGAGGTCGCCGCCCCGCCGATGACGCTCTCGCCGGACGCGACCGTCTCGGACGCGATCGACCGCTTCCAGGTGGAGGGGCAAGAGCTCGCGCTCGTCGTTTCCGACGGCGAGATCCGCGGGCTGGTGACCGCCACGGACGCCTTCGAGGAGATCATGGGCGAACTGGAGGACCCCATGGACCGGCGCGCCGCGAGCGAGGACGGCGCGGCCTGA
- a CDS encoding Gfo/Idh/MocA family protein: protein MTSVDGFDPSGVRVGIVGLGGIGHHHAERLESLGADLVGGMDVDSDARERFVREYDAHAFEDAGELYDVVDAVLITTPNRFHEEYAVSALEWGLDVLLEKPLAHTLESAERIAEAARAAEGICMVGFNNRFAAPVEVLKHYQGEGRLGDVTHVEANYVRRRGVPGRGSWFTSKAVSGGGSLIDIGVHAIDLALYFLDFTEVVEVSGVARSEFGGRDDYTYIDMWGDDAGPEEFDVDDSVSAFIRTADGATVSLEAAWATNRPENNDFFVRGTEAGAHFDRDSGDLTLFDNGIGGGHHLTDTAVDTREVDTHRAEQAAFLEAVATGEAPTRNTVEQALTVQRVIDGIYRSTEEGRAVRLDE, encoded by the coding sequence ATGACGTCCGTCGACGGCTTCGACCCGTCCGGGGTCCGCGTCGGCATCGTCGGGCTCGGCGGCATCGGTCACCACCACGCCGAGCGGCTGGAGTCGCTCGGGGCGGATCTGGTCGGCGGCATGGACGTCGATAGCGACGCTCGCGAGCGGTTCGTCCGCGAGTACGACGCGCACGCGTTCGAGGACGCCGGCGAACTGTACGACGTGGTCGACGCCGTGCTCATCACGACACCGAACCGGTTTCACGAGGAGTACGCCGTCTCCGCGCTGGAGTGGGGGCTGGACGTCCTGCTGGAGAAGCCGCTGGCGCACACGCTGGAGTCGGCCGAGCGCATCGCCGAGGCCGCCCGCGCGGCAGAGGGGATCTGCATGGTCGGGTTCAACAACCGCTTCGCGGCGCCCGTCGAGGTGCTGAAACACTACCAGGGCGAGGGGCGACTCGGCGACGTGACCCACGTCGAGGCGAACTACGTGCGGCGGCGGGGCGTCCCCGGTCGCGGCTCGTGGTTCACGAGCAAGGCGGTCTCGGGCGGCGGCAGCCTCATCGACATCGGGGTCCACGCGATCGATCTCGCACTGTACTTCCTCGATTTCACGGAGGTCGTCGAGGTCTCCGGCGTCGCGCGCTCGGAGTTCGGGGGTCGCGACGACTACACCTACATCGACATGTGGGGCGACGACGCCGGTCCCGAGGAGTTCGACGTCGACGACTCCGTCTCGGCGTTCATCCGCACCGCCGACGGCGCCACCGTCTCGCTCGAGGCCGCGTGGGCGACGAACCGCCCGGAGAACAACGACTTCTTCGTCCGCGGGACCGAGGCCGGCGCACACTTCGACCGCGACAGCGGCGACCTCACGCTGTTCGATAACGGGATCGGGGGCGGCCACCACCTCACGGACACCGCCGTGGACACCCGCGAGGTCGACACCCACCGCGCCGAGCAGGCGGCGTTCCTCGAGGCGGTCGCCACCGGCGAGGCGCCCACCCGCAACACCGTCGAGCAGGCGCTGACGGTCCAGCGCGTCATCGACGGGATCTACCGCTCGACCGAGGAGGGGCGGGCGGTCAGACTCGACGAGTAG
- a CDS encoding ABC transporter ATP-binding protein, translating to MARVQLTDVTKRYEDVTAVEGMNLDIEDGEFITLVGPSGCGKSTTMEMIAGLTMPSDGTIHIGERDVTTLPPKDRGISMVFQNIALFPHMDVYDNISFGLRLRNYEKEEIDRRVDDAARVVQMEGMLDRMPDEMSGGQRQRIAIARAIVREPEVFLMDEPLANLDAKLRVHMRTELQRLHRELETTIIYVTHDQAEAMTMSDRIAVLNEGELQQFAAPLTCYNEPTNEFVAGFIGSPAMNFTHGELTASGFSSAHYDVTFPTEGAEIAPGTQVTLGVRPEDVYPEEFRDDAADPTELIDAEVDVMEPMGDEIFVYLMLAEDTESGMGGDVSGDDSLLMSVSPDSTLEEGDRLDVALDRAKVHLFDDATGEALVHGVSRTAESAADARGEEAE from the coding sequence ATGGCACGAGTTCAACTCACGGACGTGACGAAACGGTACGAGGACGTGACCGCAGTCGAGGGGATGAACCTCGACATCGAGGACGGCGAGTTCATCACGCTCGTCGGTCCCTCCGGCTGTGGGAAGTCCACGACCATGGAGATGATCGCGGGGCTGACGATGCCCAGCGACGGCACGATCCACATCGGCGAGCGCGACGTGACGACGCTGCCGCCGAAGGACCGCGGCATCTCGATGGTGTTCCAGAACATCGCGCTGTTCCCGCACATGGACGTGTACGACAACATCTCCTTCGGGCTGCGGCTGCGCAACTACGAGAAAGAGGAGATCGACCGTCGCGTCGACGACGCCGCCCGCGTCGTTCAGATGGAGGGAATGCTCGACCGGATGCCCGACGAGATGTCGGGCGGGCAGCGCCAGCGCATCGCCATCGCCCGCGCCATCGTGCGCGAGCCCGAGGTGTTCCTCATGGACGAGCCGCTGGCGAACCTGGACGCGAAGCTGCGCGTCCACATGCGTACCGAACTCCAGCGGCTCCACAGGGAACTGGAGACGACCATCATCTACGTCACCCACGACCAGGCGGAGGCGATGACGATGTCGGACCGCATCGCCGTCCTCAACGAGGGCGAACTCCAACAGTTCGCCGCGCCGCTGACCTGCTACAACGAGCCCACGAACGAGTTCGTCGCCGGGTTCATCGGCTCGCCGGCGATGAACTTCACTCACGGGGAGCTGACCGCTTCCGGCTTCTCGTCGGCCCACTACGACGTCACTTTCCCGACCGAGGGCGCAGAGATCGCTCCCGGAACCCAGGTGACGCTCGGCGTCCGCCCGGAGGACGTCTACCCCGAGGAGTTCCGCGACGACGCGGCCGACCCGACCGAACTGATCGACGCCGAGGTTGACGTCATGGAGCCGATGGGCGACGAGATATTCGTCTACCTCATGCTCGCGGAGGACACCGAGTCCGGAATGGGCGGAGACGTGAGCGGCGACGACAGTCTCCTCATGAGCGTCTCGCCGGACAGCACGCTCGAGGAGGGCGACCGCCTCGACGTGGCGCTTGACCGCGCGAAGGTACACCTGTTCGACGACGCGACCGGCGAGGCGCTCGTTCACGGCGTCTCGCGGACGGCGGAGTCGGCGGCCGACGCTCGCGGGGAGGAGGCCGAGTAG
- a CDS encoding carbohydrate ABC transporter permease: MRDDTRTDGGVAGEPELKRGPLQRWVARSIDDPERAYRAMFYVATIFFLVTTLFPFYFLLVLGVTPENVPLAVIPAAVDFAVFVEVFRKINFLRYMVNSLVLALSTTVIVLLLSSLAGYVFGRLRFPGRAPLMLLVLAISYFPPAAFFVPLYQLFTGNVIPGLTLYNTPGSMVLPFSSLFMPLSIFILTTFYGQIPDGLEDAARVEGTTRLGALFRVIIPLSAPGVATAGVLTFIAVYNEFFFSQLMNNGQPDNWAPIVGGLLSLQRAGQFEVTYGIMAAGSIIAVVPVAILVVVAQEKIVSGLTAGALKE, translated from the coding sequence ATGAGAGACGACACGCGAACCGACGGCGGCGTCGCGGGCGAACCGGAACTGAAGCGCGGTCCGCTCCAGCGGTGGGTCGCGCGGTCGATCGACGACCCCGAGCGGGCGTACCGCGCGATGTTCTACGTCGCGACGATCTTCTTCCTGGTCACCACGCTGTTCCCGTTCTACTTCCTGCTGGTGTTGGGCGTGACTCCGGAGAACGTGCCGCTGGCCGTGATCCCGGCGGCGGTCGACTTCGCCGTGTTCGTCGAGGTGTTCCGGAAGATCAACTTCCTGCGATACATGGTGAACAGCCTCGTTCTGGCGCTATCGACGACGGTGATCGTGCTGTTGCTGTCGAGCCTCGCGGGGTACGTGTTCGGCCGACTGCGGTTCCCCGGCCGGGCGCCGCTGATGCTGCTGGTGCTCGCGATCAGCTACTTCCCGCCGGCGGCGTTCTTCGTCCCGCTGTACCAGCTGTTCACGGGGAACGTGATCCCGGGGCTCACACTCTACAACACGCCGGGATCGATGGTCCTGCCCTTCAGCTCGCTGTTCATGCCGCTGTCGATCTTCATTCTCACGACGTTCTACGGACAGATCCCCGACGGGCTGGAGGACGCCGCCCGCGTCGAGGGGACGACCCGACTGGGCGCGCTGTTCCGGGTCATCATCCCGCTGTCGGCGCCGGGCGTGGCGACGGCGGGCGTGTTGACGTTCATCGCCGTCTACAACGAGTTCTTCTTCAGCCAGTTGATGAACAACGGACAGCCGGACAACTGGGCGCCCATCGTGGGCGGTCTCCTCAGCCTCCAGCGCGCGGGGCAGTTCGAGGTGACGTACGGCATCATGGCCGCGGGCAGCATCATCGCCGTGGTTCCGGTGGCGATCCTCGTGGTCGTCGCCCAGGAGAAGATCGTGAGCGGACTGACCGCGGGCGCACTCAAGGAGTAA
- a CDS encoding carbohydrate ABC transporter permease: protein MSTEQQTGGPPGERSGVYVNTVRWMENLSETQYAYLLLSPALLLLAVIAFWPLLSTFRISLFADSVGAASVGSFVGLENYVAILTGERSALLPSPFLPESLTVDALFNSALAVTLVFTLISVSFETLIGFVQALVLDQEFSGRRWVRVAIILPWAIPIVVQGMIFYLMFQPNIGFLVGTAQDPALLNQLGLLTTTPLANAQDATMIVIVADIWKTTAFMALLILAGMQSIDRSLFDVAKVAGASPWQRFKYITLPIILPTVLVAMLFRTIQAMRIYGLIETVAGCTTVPSLSCLVVTTWSNRMLGSSATIAFVTAAIIGVVVSVYIVGYARGNL, encoded by the coding sequence ATGAGCACCGAACAACAGACGGGCGGCCCACCGGGGGAGCGATCTGGCGTGTACGTGAACACCGTCAGGTGGATGGAGAACCTCTCTGAGACGCAGTACGCGTATCTTCTCCTGTCACCGGCGCTGTTGCTGTTGGCCGTGATCGCGTTCTGGCCGCTGCTGTCGACGTTCAGGATCTCGCTGTTCGCCGACAGCGTGGGTGCGGCGAGCGTCGGTTCGTTCGTCGGACTGGAGAACTACGTGGCGATCCTCACGGGCGAACGATCCGCGCTGTTACCGTCGCCGTTCCTGCCGGAGAGCCTGACGGTCGACGCACTGTTCAACAGCGCGCTCGCGGTGACGCTGGTGTTCACGCTGATCAGCGTTTCCTTCGAGACGCTCATCGGGTTCGTTCAGGCGCTCGTGTTGGACCAGGAGTTCAGCGGGCGCCGCTGGGTCCGGGTCGCGATCATCCTCCCGTGGGCGATCCCGATCGTCGTCCAGGGGATGATCTTCTACCTGATGTTCCAGCCGAACATCGGCTTCCTCGTCGGGACCGCCCAGGACCCGGCGCTGTTGAACCAACTGGGGCTGCTCACGACGACGCCGCTGGCGAACGCCCAGGACGCGACGATGATCGTCATCGTGGCCGACATCTGGAAGACGACGGCGTTCATGGCGCTGCTCATTCTCGCCGGGATGCAGTCGATCGACCGAAGCCTCTTCGACGTGGCGAAGGTCGCCGGCGCCTCGCCGTGGCAGCGCTTCAAGTACATCACACTGCCCATCATCCTGCCGACGGTGCTGGTCGCGATGCTGTTCCGCACGATCCAGGCGATGCGGATCTACGGGCTCATCGAGACCGTCGCGGGGTGTACGACCGTCCCGTCGCTGTCGTGTCTGGTGGTGACGACGTGGAGCAACCGGATGCTCGGCTCCTCGGCGACCATCGCGTTCGTCACGGCGGCCATCATCGGGGTCGTCGTTTCAGTGTACATCGTGGGCTACGCACGAGGGAACCTATGA